A stretch of the Ochrobactrum sp. BTU1 genome encodes the following:
- a CDS encoding fructose-bisphosphate aldolase class I: protein MTERLEDIAIALVANGKGILAADESSGTIAKRFESIGLASTEDSRRDYREMLFRSDEAMKNYISGVILYDETIRQKAKDGTPLVDLIRKAGAVPGIKVDAGAKPLAGFEGETITEGLDGLRERLNEYYGFGARFAKWRAVISISDGLPTWGAVKQNAQALARYAALCQEAGIVPIVEPEVLMDGKPGDHSIDRCYEVTEWVLKTVFTELYDARVRLEGMILKPNMVIDGKKARKASVEEVAEKTVRCFRNTVPAEVPGIAFLSGGQTGEEATAHLSAMNASFDMPWKMTFSYGRALQAASLEAWGGKDENVAAGQRAFAHRAKMNGLAATGGWKKDLEQAA from the coding sequence ATGACCGAACGTCTTGAAGATATTGCAATTGCACTCGTCGCAAACGGCAAAGGAATTCTGGCTGCGGACGAAAGCTCCGGCACCATTGCAAAGCGTTTTGAAAGCATCGGCCTCGCCTCGACCGAGGATTCACGCCGCGATTATCGCGAAATGCTGTTCCGCTCTGACGAAGCGATGAAGAACTACATTTCCGGCGTCATTCTTTACGATGAAACCATCCGCCAGAAAGCCAAGGACGGCACGCCGCTTGTCGATCTCATTCGCAAGGCAGGTGCGGTGCCGGGCATCAAGGTGGATGCCGGTGCCAAGCCACTTGCAGGCTTTGAGGGCGAAACCATCACCGAAGGTCTCGACGGTCTGCGTGAGCGCCTCAACGAATATTATGGTTTCGGTGCCCGCTTTGCGAAATGGCGTGCCGTAATCTCGATTTCTGATGGACTTCCGACATGGGGAGCGGTCAAGCAAAACGCGCAGGCCCTCGCCCGTTACGCAGCACTCTGCCAGGAAGCAGGCATTGTGCCGATCGTTGAGCCGGAAGTGCTGATGGATGGCAAGCCGGGCGATCATTCCATCGACCGTTGCTACGAAGTCACCGAATGGGTGCTCAAGACCGTCTTCACCGAGCTTTACGACGCACGCGTCAGGCTTGAAGGCATGATCCTGAAACCGAACATGGTTATCGACGGCAAGAAGGCGCGCAAAGCCTCTGTCGAAGAAGTGGCCGAAAAGACTGTTCGCTGCTTCCGCAACACTGTCCCTGCCGAGGTGCCGGGCATTGCCTTCCTTTCCGGAGGTCAGACCGGCGAAGAAGCAACCGCGCATTTGTCGGCAATGAATGCCAGCTTCGATATGCCGTGGAAAATGACCTTCTCCTATGGCCGTGCGCTGCAGGCAGCCTCTCTGGAAGCCTGGGGCGGCAAGGATGAGAATGTTGCCGCTGGCCAGCGTGCCTTTGCGCATCGCGCCAAGATGAACGGCCTTGCTGCAACTGGCGGCTGGAAGAAAGACCTCGAACAAGCAGCCTGA